In the genome of Bacillota bacterium, the window TGAAGCAACCTCATCACTCCAGGTAAGCAGTTTAGGAATAAAGGAGTATTCAAATGGGCATTACAATAAAAAAGCTCGTGTGGTGAAAATATCTATGGAAGAGACAAAAAGAATAACAGCACCGGTGGGAAGGGTGAAATGTTATGTAGAGTTTTGCAAGTATTATGGTGTTGGTGACCTTTGTATGGCTCAAAGCATTAAAGTTAAGCCATTAGCTGCCAACGGTTCAAAAACAGTTAATTGTGCTACATTTATTGAGAAAGACGTATAACTAAATTTGATAATGCACCCTGTACCTGTCAATAATAAAAAGGGAAGGGGTGTAAATGTGAGGCCTGTATTATTATCTATATCCATGGTGATGGCTATTATAATGAGCATAGCTTCGTTATCTTGTTCTATGGTAAAAAAAACTGAACCGGGAAAAATGCCGCCTCCCACCCGGGCTTATCTTTTACCAACAACTCCCGGTGAGGCTGATGCCCTTTCCAGCCGACTGGCCAGGGTTGCGGAAAGTGTGCCCGAGGTAAGACGTGCTACGGTGGTTTTAACTCATACAACAGCTATAGTAGGTCTTGAACTACATTCTGCCTCAGATAAAGGTGAGGTATTTAAAAAGGTTGTTGCTCTGTTGGATGAAGAGGAAGCCCGTATTCAAACTGTAAGGATAACATCGAATACCGAAACAATAGAGCGTATTAAGCTGGTAGCAGACGCAATTCACGGAGGGAAAACCGTTAACAGATTTTCACGTGAAATAGTAGACATAATGCGTACAACAATACCAATTAGATTATGAATTGCTGCACCAGCTGAAGTAAGGATGAATAAGATATTTGTATGTAATTCCTTCCCCAAATCTGAGTCTGCAGGAAATTTCCTGCAGACTTTTTTTGCTCTATTAGGAAAGTATACCTTACCATATAAAATGGCCTTGTGTTTTCTATTGATTTATCACAAAACCTCTTGAAAAACTGCCCGAGTAATATTATAATGAAATTGATAATCATTATCACAATGATAAATATTTTTTTGCTCGGTAGTTGATAAAGATTGTCATTATCATTTACATATTGAGGAGGAAAGGTCAATGACTTTGGACAGAGTGAAAAAAGGACAATCTGTA includes:
- a CDS encoding DUF1540 domain-containing protein, whose translation is MEETKRITAPVGRVKCYVEFCKYYGVGDLCMAQSIKVKPLAANGSKTVNCATFIEKDV